In Dendropsophus ebraccatus isolate aDenEbr1 chromosome 14, aDenEbr1.pat, whole genome shotgun sequence, the following proteins share a genomic window:
- the LOC138771684 gene encoding uncharacterized protein isoform X4, which produces MQLSFLIDVAPPRKEQQAWLKIPSERTALQLQEGILTKRYWGSHTNFKMLDDFHHTEYKSTGQSDNLATIYYVNKQGGTSSSDEIVRTADDLGRIPSYGFEGGTHSGQTEFQSRLVEQTPSCFRRVESSSRILRLDCEPIRSARHRHHGNQTEQEFAQILLHMQMEQPRSDRWPISTLDLLPYIFPPLPLIPRVLGKIQEEQTTAIVVVPYWPRRAWFPLILKGNSG; this is translated from the exons ATGCAGCTCAGTTTCCTCATCGATGTGGCACCCCCCAG GAAAGAACAACAAGCGTGGTTAAAGATACCATCTGAAAGAACTGCTCTGCAGCTGCAAGAAGGTATACTGACTAAAAGATACTGGGGAAGTCATACTAACTTCAAGATGCTGGatgacttccatcatactgaatacaag AGTACTGGGCAATCTGACAACCTGGCCACCATCTACTATgtgaacaagcagggaggcacGAGCTCATCTGATGAAATAGTGCGAACTGCTGATGACCTGGGCAGAATCCCATCTTATGGATTTGAAGGCGGTACACATTCTGGGCAAACTGAATTCCAAAGCAGACTGGTTGAGCAGACACCATCTTGCTTCAGAAGAGTAGAGTCTTCATCCAGAATCCTTCGCTTGGATTGTGAGCCAATTCGGTCAGCCAGACATCGACATCATGGCAACCAGACAGAACAAGAATTTGCCCAGATTTTGCTCCATATGCAGATGGAACAACCCAGAAGCGATAGATGGCCTATCTCTACCTTGGACCTTCTTCCATACATTTTTCCCCCGTTGCCTCTAATTCCAAGGGTTCTCGGGAAGATACAGGAGGAGCAAACCACAGCGATTGTAGTGGTGCCATATTGGCCACGAAGGGCTTGGTTCCCtctcatattaaaggggaactccggataa
- the LOC138771684 gene encoding uncharacterized protein isoform X3, whose product MPEFKRSSEEKYAARRSMQLSFLIDVAPPRKEQQAWLKIPSERTALQLQEGILTKRYWGSHTNFKMLDDFHHTEYKSTGQSDNLATIYYVNKQGGTSSSDEIVRTADDLGRIPSYGFEGGTHSGQTEFQSRLVEQTPSCFRRVESSSRILRLDCEPIRSARHRHHGNQTEQEFAQILLHMQMEQPRSDRWPISTLDLLPYIFPPLPLIPRVLGKIQEEQTTAIVVVPYWPRRAWFPLILKGNSG is encoded by the exons ATGCCAGAG TTTAAGAGAAGCAGCGAGGAGAAGTATGCAGCCAGGAGAAGTATGCAGCTCAGTTTCCTCATCGATGTGGCACCCCCCAG GAAAGAACAACAAGCGTGGTTAAAGATACCATCTGAAAGAACTGCTCTGCAGCTGCAAGAAGGTATACTGACTAAAAGATACTGGGGAAGTCATACTAACTTCAAGATGCTGGatgacttccatcatactgaatacaag AGTACTGGGCAATCTGACAACCTGGCCACCATCTACTATgtgaacaagcagggaggcacGAGCTCATCTGATGAAATAGTGCGAACTGCTGATGACCTGGGCAGAATCCCATCTTATGGATTTGAAGGCGGTACACATTCTGGGCAAACTGAATTCCAAAGCAGACTGGTTGAGCAGACACCATCTTGCTTCAGAAGAGTAGAGTCTTCATCCAGAATCCTTCGCTTGGATTGTGAGCCAATTCGGTCAGCCAGACATCGACATCATGGCAACCAGACAGAACAAGAATTTGCCCAGATTTTGCTCCATATGCAGATGGAACAACCCAGAAGCGATAGATGGCCTATCTCTACCTTGGACCTTCTTCCATACATTTTTCCCCCGTTGCCTCTAATTCCAAGGGTTCTCGGGAAGATACAGGAGGAGCAAACCACAGCGATTGTAGTGGTGCCATATTGGCCACGAAGGGCTTGGTTCCCtctcatattaaaggggaactccggataa
- the LOC138771684 gene encoding uncharacterized protein isoform X1 — protein sequence MRQLVPTAFYKAAVLRVQCIQSAGVFLVDRFVNNFPWWQFKRSSEEKYAARRSMQLSFLIDVAPPRKEQQAWLKIPSERTALQLQEGILTKRYWGSHTNFKMLDDFHHTEYKSTGQSDNLATIYYVNKQGGTSSSDEIVRTADDLGRIPSYGFEGGTHSGQTEFQSRLVEQTPSCFRRVESSSRILRLDCEPIRSARHRHHGNQTEQEFAQILLHMQMEQPRSDRWPISTLDLLPYIFPPLPLIPRVLGKIQEEQTTAIVVVPYWPRRAWFPLILKGNSG from the exons ATGAGGCAGCTGGTTCCCACAGCTTTTTATAAGGCAGCAGTATTGCGAGTGCAGTGTATAcaatcagcaggag TTTTCCTAGTGGATCGGTTTGTCAACAATTTTCCTTGGTGGCAGTTTAAGAGAAGCAGCGAGGAGAAGTATGCAGCCAGGAGAAGTATGCAGCTCAGTTTCCTCATCGATGTGGCACCCCCCAG GAAAGAACAACAAGCGTGGTTAAAGATACCATCTGAAAGAACTGCTCTGCAGCTGCAAGAAGGTATACTGACTAAAAGATACTGGGGAAGTCATACTAACTTCAAGATGCTGGatgacttccatcatactgaatacaag AGTACTGGGCAATCTGACAACCTGGCCACCATCTACTATgtgaacaagcagggaggcacGAGCTCATCTGATGAAATAGTGCGAACTGCTGATGACCTGGGCAGAATCCCATCTTATGGATTTGAAGGCGGTACACATTCTGGGCAAACTGAATTCCAAAGCAGACTGGTTGAGCAGACACCATCTTGCTTCAGAAGAGTAGAGTCTTCATCCAGAATCCTTCGCTTGGATTGTGAGCCAATTCGGTCAGCCAGACATCGACATCATGGCAACCAGACAGAACAAGAATTTGCCCAGATTTTGCTCCATATGCAGATGGAACAACCCAGAAGCGATAGATGGCCTATCTCTACCTTGGACCTTCTTCCATACATTTTTCCCCCGTTGCCTCTAATTCCAAGGGTTCTCGGGAAGATACAGGAGGAGCAAACCACAGCGATTGTAGTGGTGCCATATTGGCCACGAAGGGCTTGGTTCCCtctcatattaaaggggaactccggataa
- the LOC138771684 gene encoding uncharacterized protein isoform X2 translates to MRQLVPTAFYKAAVLRVQCIQSAGVDRFVNNFPWWQFKRSSEEKYAARRSMQLSFLIDVAPPRKEQQAWLKIPSERTALQLQEGILTKRYWGSHTNFKMLDDFHHTEYKSTGQSDNLATIYYVNKQGGTSSSDEIVRTADDLGRIPSYGFEGGTHSGQTEFQSRLVEQTPSCFRRVESSSRILRLDCEPIRSARHRHHGNQTEQEFAQILLHMQMEQPRSDRWPISTLDLLPYIFPPLPLIPRVLGKIQEEQTTAIVVVPYWPRRAWFPLILKGNSG, encoded by the exons ATGAGGCAGCTGGTTCCCACAGCTTTTTATAAGGCAGCAGTATTGCGAGTGCAGTGTATAcaatcagcaggag TGGATCGGTTTGTCAACAATTTTCCTTGGTGGCAGTTTAAGAGAAGCAGCGAGGAGAAGTATGCAGCCAGGAGAAGTATGCAGCTCAGTTTCCTCATCGATGTGGCACCCCCCAG GAAAGAACAACAAGCGTGGTTAAAGATACCATCTGAAAGAACTGCTCTGCAGCTGCAAGAAGGTATACTGACTAAAAGATACTGGGGAAGTCATACTAACTTCAAGATGCTGGatgacttccatcatactgaatacaag AGTACTGGGCAATCTGACAACCTGGCCACCATCTACTATgtgaacaagcagggaggcacGAGCTCATCTGATGAAATAGTGCGAACTGCTGATGACCTGGGCAGAATCCCATCTTATGGATTTGAAGGCGGTACACATTCTGGGCAAACTGAATTCCAAAGCAGACTGGTTGAGCAGACACCATCTTGCTTCAGAAGAGTAGAGTCTTCATCCAGAATCCTTCGCTTGGATTGTGAGCCAATTCGGTCAGCCAGACATCGACATCATGGCAACCAGACAGAACAAGAATTTGCCCAGATTTTGCTCCATATGCAGATGGAACAACCCAGAAGCGATAGATGGCCTATCTCTACCTTGGACCTTCTTCCATACATTTTTCCCCCGTTGCCTCTAATTCCAAGGGTTCTCGGGAAGATACAGGAGGAGCAAACCACAGCGATTGTAGTGGTGCCATATTGGCCACGAAGGGCTTGGTTCCCtctcatattaaaggggaactccggataa